Genomic DNA from Treponema primitia ZAS-1:
ATTGACAGCCCCAGTGCAAAGATCATCGCCCAGGCGATTCCCCTGTGTAAAAGGCCGGGCTTGATCAATTCGGTGTCCATGGAAGGGGATAAGGTGGATACCATATTCCCGCTCATTGCAGAAAGTAAATGGGAATGTGTGTGCCTGTTAAGCGACGATACGGGGATACCCAAGTCGGCGGCGGACCGGCTGCGGGTTTTCGGCAATCTGATGAAAAAGGCGGAGCAGTACAAATTGTCTCCCAACCGGCTGCACATCGATCCGCTCATAGAAATGATCTGTACCTCCGAGGACGGCATCGCCAAGGTTACCGAAACGATGCAAAAGGTTAAGGCCCAGTACCCCACGATTCACCTGACCGGCGGGGCAAGTAATATTTCGTTTAATCTGCCCATGCGGAAGTTCATCAACCGGGCTTTTATCATCCTGGCAATGAACGCCGGCATGGACAGCGCGATCATCGACCCCCTGAACAAGGATATGATGGGTCTGATCTATGCGGCGGAAGCCCTGCTCGGCCAGGACGAACTGTGCATGGAGTATATCGGCGCCTTCCGGGATGGTCTCTTTGGAGAGGGTAAGTGAGCTTTCCCCTGAAAAAGCTCTTGGAGAAATTGGTCTACGGGCTAATTTCTCTTTTAAACAGTGATATTCGCAGATGCGAGTATATATACCTTTGTAAATAGGAGTTACGGTATGTCTAAAATTGATGAAATAGCTCAGGCTGTGGAAACAGGAAAGTCAAAGCTTATTGAAGGGCTGGTAACGGAAGCTCTGGGAGAAGGGATTGAACCGGTAAAAATCCTCAACGAGGGGATGATTAAAGCCATGGGTAACGTTGGGGAGAAATTCCAGAAATCGGAAATCTTCGTTCCCGAAATGCTGGTTGCTGCCCGGACTATGAAGAAGGGCGTAGAGGTATTAAAACCGAAGCTGGCAGCGGGGGACACCACCCGTCTGGGGAAATGCATCATCGGTACCGTACACGGGGATCTGCACGACATCGGCAAGAACCTGGTGGCCCTGATGATCGAAAGCGCCGGGTTTGAGGTGATCGATCTGGGGGTTGATGTGGCTACCGACACCTTTGTAAGCGCCATCAAAACCAACCCGGATACCAAGGTTGTGGCCCTGTCCTGCCTGCTGACCACCACCATGCCCTCCATGAAGGAAACTGCCGCGGCGATTAAGGCCAGCGGTTTGTCGGGCTTTAAGCTCATCGTGGGCGGTGCGCCGATCACCGAAGACTTTGCCAAGCAGGTCGGCGCCGATGGGTACACCACCGATGCCGCCAGCGCTGCGGTGCTTGCCAAAAAACTGGCCAGCTAATTTCACGTAGCCCAAATTAAGGGGTCACGGATCACGTGGCCCCTTTTTAAGCTTTAGAGAGGCGTGTATGGCGGAAACGATTGAAGGGATTAAAGACTTAGCTTTGGATTGCGGATTTACCCACGCCGGTTTGCTGGATGTGGATGTCATACGGGTGCGCGAGGAAGTACGCGATGCCTGCGCGGTGAATAAGTGCAAGGCCTATGATGCAAACTGGGCCTGTCCGCCCGCCTGTGGTACCCTTGCCGAATGTGATTCGACCATGCATAAATTTAAGCGGGGTGTTCTCTTTCAAACCACCGGTGTTTTGGAGGACGCCCTTGATTATGAATCCATGGAGTTGGCCTCCGAGGAGCACAGGAAGCATCTTGAGGAATTTACAGACAAGGTGCGGAAACTCTATCCTGGCTGTGTCATACTCGGCGCCGGGGGCTGTAAACGGTGTGAAAAGTGTACTTGGCCGGATAATCCCTGCCGTTTCCCCGAAAAGATGGTTTCCTCCATGGAAGCCTTTGGTTTGGTAGTCAGCGATGTGTGCAAGGATAATAATCTGCCCTATTATTACGGACCCAATACCTTAACCTATACCGGTTGTGTTCTCCTGGAGTAGTTTTATATGGGTTCATCTTTCCCACAAATAACCGTGCAATTGGCGGATAAAAATCAGATCATTCCCCTTACCGAGGGGAGTGATCTGCTCAGTGCCCTGCGTTCTGCGGGGGTCTATGTTCCTGCAATCTGCGGCGGCCGGGGAACCTGTGGAAAATGCAGGATAAAAGTTATCTCCGGGAACCTGGAACCCCAGCCGGCGGACCTTACGTTTTTTTCCCCCGCGGATA
This window encodes:
- a CDS encoding methyltetrahydrofolate cobalamin methyltransferase codes for the protein MILIGEKINGSIPSMAKAIAEKNEAHIRDLAKKQADAGASFIDVCASVPETEELDTLKWLFDLVQSVTDVPISIDSPSAKIIAQAIPLCKRPGLINSVSMEGDKVDTIFPLIAESKWECVCLLSDDTGIPKSAADRLRVFGNLMKKAEQYKLSPNRLHIDPLIEMICTSEDGIAKVTETMQKVKAQYPTIHLTGGASNISFNLPMRKFINRAFIILAMNAGMDSAIIDPLNKDMMGLIYAAEALLGQDELCMEYIGAFRDGLFGEGK
- a CDS encoding cobalamin B12-binding domain-containing protein, whose amino-acid sequence is MSKIDEIAQAVETGKSKLIEGLVTEALGEGIEPVKILNEGMIKAMGNVGEKFQKSEIFVPEMLVAARTMKKGVEVLKPKLAAGDTTRLGKCIIGTVHGDLHDIGKNLVALMIESAGFEVIDLGVDVATDTFVSAIKTNPDTKVVALSCLLTTTMPSMKETAAAIKASGLSGFKLIVGGAPITEDFAKQVGADGYTTDAASAAVLAKKLAS
- a CDS encoding DUF2284 domain-containing protein — its product is MAETIEGIKDLALDCGFTHAGLLDVDVIRVREEVRDACAVNKCKAYDANWACPPACGTLAECDSTMHKFKRGVLFQTTGVLEDALDYESMELASEEHRKHLEEFTDKVRKLYPGCVILGAGGCKRCEKCTWPDNPCRFPEKMVSSMEAFGLVVSDVCKDNNLPYYYGPNTLTYTGCVLLE